Part of the Odocoileus virginianus isolate 20LAN1187 ecotype Illinois chromosome 9, Ovbor_1.2, whole genome shotgun sequence genome, TTCCAGTCCAGTCTTCCAGGAGGATGGGGGTCCTGCTCTCAACGGGCTCCTGGCTCTGAGGATGGTGATCACTGCCAGTGTCCAGGGGCCGCCTCAGCGTCAGCAGTCTGTCCCCGGCGTCGGACTATGGGAACAAAGGGCAACACATTGGAAGCTGCTGCCCCGGGGCCGTGCCATCTGGGCCCTGGGCGTGGTGGCACCCTCAGAGGGCACATGTGGGCCTCGAGGTGACCCCAGGGAGGCCTGTGCCTGCTCCTCACCCCTGCCTGCTGCATGCCACGGTCACTGCCGCTCCCACCCCGCACCTGTGCCCGCCACACTCCTCCCCGGGTGACCCAGGCTCCTTCACCTGTAGGGGTTCTCCGTGGCTCTGCTCTCAGCTCGCTCGGGGACCCAGGCGTAGCTGTCCGCCGCGCTCTGTGGCTGCtgcttcttctcttccctcttggCCCTGCGTTTGCGACAGACCAGCAGCCCTAGGGCCAGAGCTAGCAGGAGCAGGATGGCCACCACGGTGCCAAGAATGTAAAACAGGAGCAGCTGCTGCCCGTCCGTGCCCTGGTCACTCTGCTTGGCTGTGAAATCCTCGCCTTCAGACTCCCTGTGGCCAGTGGTGGCTGTGGGGTGATGGGTGCTGGGCTCCATCCAGGCCCCAGGCGTCGCACTGGGGGCCAGCATCTccggtgggggcagggagatggGGACCCTGGCTGGGAAGGAGGGTCTCCTGTTGGAGGGCACCACCATGGTGGTACCCTCAGGGTTGTCCCCGCTGGGTCTGGACACAGTGGCAGAAGACTGGAGCCCCCCTTCTCCATCTCCCGTGTCTGCCCCAAGGGGAGACCCGGTTGGTGGTCCCAGTGACGTGGGccccccagtgcaggagacaccattGGGGTCCAGCTCCCAGCCCGGCAGGCAGCCACAGCGGAAGGACCCCTCTGTGTTGAAGCACAGGCTGTCACAGAGGCCACCCTGCTGGACCTCACACTCGTCCACGTCCAGGCACTGGGTGCCATCCTCTCCAGCCAGCTCATAGCCCTCCTCGCAGGAGCAATAGAAGGCGCCCTCGGTGTTGGTGCAGCTCTGAGAGCAGGGCGAGTGGCCAGGGGCACACTCGTCCACATCCACGCAGGCCCCCTCTTCGGGGCCGCCAGGCTCAAAGCCCACCCAGCACTCACAGCGGAAGCTCCCAGGGGTGTTGACACAGTCCTGGGCGCAGGGGGCGTCCTGGCACTCGTCCACGTCCACGCAGTTCCGCTGAGTCAAGTCCAGCTTGTAGCCTGGGGGACAGTGGCACGTGAAGTCTGTTCCGAGGGACCCGGGGACGCACGTGGCCTCCCCTCCACATGGGCTGGAGCTGCAAGGGTTCCGAGAGGCGCAACTGACCAGGTCGTCCAGCAGCCGGAACCCCGGCCGGCAGCCGCATCGGAAGGAGCCGTCCCCGCCCTCGAAGCAGTCCTGCTGGCAGCCTCCGTTGTTGAAGTCGCAGCTGAACTTGGGGCTCACACAGAGGGGCCCTGAGCTGTCCCAGTCAAACTCGCTGGGGGCCTTCTCCTTGCACAGGAAGTAGTGCTGCCTGCCCTCGTCCCCATCCTCACAGGCCACGCTGGCCACCGAGGCAAAGGGCACAGCCTGCAGGGAGGAGCTGGTGGCCTGGAAAGGGGTCGTGTAGTTCACCTGACCCGGGCCCCCCAGGGTCAGCGGCCGGCACATGCCTTTGAAGCTGAACTTGCACACAAAGCCCTGGATGTTGCTCCCAGGAAACCCGGAGTTCCCACAAGGACCATCGGCCCACTTGGAGAGGCTGCTGGCCAGGCCCGGCACAGACAGGTCCAGAATCAGGGACACGCAGCGCCTGTTGATACAGGTGTTCTTAACCTCTTTGTACCAGTTGCTGTACTGCGAGTCCTCCCCATCGCCCAGCCAGCTGAAGCCTCTCAGAGGCAGGCTGCTGTCCGAGCAAGTGCCCTTCTCTCGCTGGAGCCCAATCCAGAACTTGATTTTGGATTCTTGCAGGGGTGCCCCCAGCAGCAGGAGCTGGGTCAGGGCGCCCTGGATGTGCCAGGCCTCCTCCTCACTCTTCACCGTGGCCAGATTGCCCCCTTTCTTGCTGCAATGGAGCTGGGCATCCTCCGCACTCAGCTTGTGCCAGTGGGCCGTGTAGCAGGCAGTCCCTGCGCAGACCACGGCCTCCTGGTCAGCGGTGCCCTCCGCCCGGGCCTGGATCGACAGCAGCGgcggcagtagcagcagcagcaggccagtGGAGCTGGCCATCGTGGCCTCTGTGTCCCTCTGGGTGGGAGGCTGACGCCCCGGCGGTGACAGCGGCGGCCCCAACTGAGCTCCGACGGGAGCCGAGGGCTCAGACGTGGACGCTCCGCCACAGAAGACACAAAGGCTGAAGGCTTTCCTCGGCCCCCTGACCCAAGGCGCATCCTGCCGCTGCACTTCTTATTCCTCACCGGATACAGGGGCTTCCTGTGCTGAATAGCTTCTGACTCCTGCTGCCTTCATCACGGTTTTGTTGTTCATAAAAGGAGCCAGGCAACGTCGCTGGGTGCGGGCTAAGGAAATGCAGCGgcgatgggggtggggagacgtTTGTTTGTGGCTTGCATACACCAGCGCCTTTATTTCGGggtccctcctccttcccatccATGTGAGGGCATGCTGCGGAGTAAGTAGAGATTTGGAAGGGGCCAAGAACTTGAGAAACTCACTTCATAACCCATAATGAAATTCCACTTTGGTTTGCAAACAaccagaagagggaaaaaaaaaaaaatcctcagactTGAGACATGATGGTTATAATTTTCAGCCTTTTTTAGAAGCAAACTCGACTCTCCTTTTGCTCGCTCATGTTCCCTTTGGCTTTGAGAGTCTTTTTTCTCTTACGTCCCCTCATCGTGAACTTTAAATAGATAGGCAATTTTAAAATAGGAACTGGGCCGTGGGAATGTCTGAGTTTCTAACACAATGCCAAGCTCCCTCCTCGAGAATGTTAAACCCAATTGGGTGAAATTTGGCAGTTTTCAGGGTTTCGTAGTGCAAATGCTGTGTTGTGATATGGCAACGTCACAGAAAGcatcagaaaggaaatgaaaatgtcttTGGCCTCACAGGCCAAGACTTGCGTGCCTGTTTTTCCTCAGCTGGGGGTTACCGGAAGGTTGGGAGGTCTGAGCCCAGAATCCATCCAGGCCACAGCTGACCTCCTTCCACACAGCGACTCACAGAGGCCCTTGAATCGAAGAGTTCTTTTCCTGCGATGATAGAGTGTTCTGCTCACTGAGACTGTCACCGGTTGGGGTCCCCAAGAAGTAGATCCCAGACGAGGATTTGGGACACGCAATTCTTTTGAGAGGGGAGGAGTGAGACAAGGGCAAGGAAGGGGCCGGCACTGGTGACGCTAAATTGAGCAGGTAACCTGGGGCCCAAGAGCTCTGCCCCCTGGGACCCTCAGGAGACCTGCAGACCACACATCCATCtccccagagaagggaggggGCTGGACCCTCCCCCTTTGGCTCCCCCTACCCACTGGCACCCATGACTCTCGGCACTCTGGGTGGATGGTGAGGAGCCAGCCGCCAAAGGGAGCTCTCGGTGGAGAGTGGAAAACCTCAGAGTAACTGAGATGGGAGACCAGCTCTCCTCAGAGCTTCCAGTAGGGTGTCATGGGGGCTGGGAACTCAGGGACTTTCAGCCTCCACAAGGGATAAAGCACTCCTCTCAGACTCCAGTCAGAGAGCCCTCAGGGGGTGCTCCttacattctttttgttttaatcagaTGTTTGCAGGAGTCCAGAGTTGCTTTCTTAGAATCCATGGAGTTCTCCCTGTGCTCTTTAGTGTCGGTGGAGATCCATCCACCTACCCACATAtctatccatccactcatccaaccatccccccccccccatccatccatccatccatccatctttttATCCATCTACCTAATCATCCATCCACCTAACCAATGTTGATTAAGGCCTTATTGTGTGCTGGGCTCAGCACTGATATTCTAGGAGAAAACTCCTGCCTTCATGACCTTTGACATCCCTTAGAATGGACAGATTTGAACATGTTGAGCAGTTTTAGCTGTGACAGGTAACTCAGGGTGTCAGGAGAGGTCTTTGGAATGGACACTTGGGACAGGCTCCTCTGGAAAAGAATGGCAATGAAGCTGGAATTTAAAGGAGGAATAGATAAGAGGGGAAATGGCATTCATGTGGAGGAGTAGCATGTGctaaggccctggggtgggagggccATGACCTTGTTAAGGGAGTGAAGGAAGGGCGGTCCTACAAGAGCCTGAGGCGTGGGAAGGAGGACCTGTGAAGGTGAGGAGCCCTGAGAACCCAAACAGTGACAACTTGACTTTTATCTGAAATCCCTAGGGGAGCACTGAAGGGCTAAGACCTTCATGTGGCAGCCCCCCTCCCTCTGTGCAGAGACCCAAATGGTGTATGAGGACCACTCAGTAGGCAACCATGGTTTCAGGCTCAGATGGAGCTATGTTGTTCCCCTTTTCATAGAAATAGAGCAActataaacatctttaaaaaatgaaaaatgaacaaaactaaaGAACAAATGAAGAATGAAAGCAACACTCTCGTGCCACAGCATGAGCTACTGCACTGAGCCTCCTCGGTACACTATCCCACATGTGCAAAACCACGTGAGGACACACCTCACCAGGGGTGGTTTGTGAGTTTCCACCTGTTTAAAGGGACAGAACACATCTACCCCTGGTTCAAATCCCACTCTGCCGCTCATGAGCTGTGCGGCTTTAGACAAGCTGTGGGACCTCTCTGCCCATGTATGAGAGTCCATAGCAGTTCCTCACGTCTTCAGGGGGCTCTGTGAGGGCTCCATCTGTGCAGGGGATTTGGGGGGAGGAGTCACTGTCCCACCAGTAAGCTAATGTTGATCACCTGAACTTGCCTCTGGCATTGATGCCTTGGTTTGGCTATTTGCTGGCTTTAGGGCAGGACCCAAGCTCTGCATCTCCAGAGGGCTGGGTTTTCTGGCCTGTAAGAGAGGggagacaggagtcctgatgcCATCACCCCAGTGAGGAGTCCATTAGGGCAACCAAGAGACAGAGGCACTGGCTGAAGTCCGAAGGCCAACCCCGCACCCCGCCGCCCCGCACTGAGCAAAACAGCAGGAGGAAACTTGTTTCACTGGCTGTGGACagggagtttttttgttttttttccccaaagactcTCCCccgcccctacccccacccctgccccttggCTGGTAAGCATGCTTGTACAGCCTTATCAATTTTCCCACATTTCATAAATAGTGTCCTTGTGTAACTTATCATGCACAGTATTTACAGAAAACTTGACTGGGCTGAGCATTGTTTTTAAGGCTAACTAGTACTCACTTCCCAGATCTGGCTTTGGCAAGCAAAGCGGCTCGTCAACATTTGGAAAGAGATAAACTAAGGAAAGGGTACGGGGCTTTGGGCAGATTCTGTCTCCAGGACAGCTCAGCGTGAGACACAAGCCTGTAAATCCTGCTCACATAGCTGGCTTGGCAATTTTCAGAATCCCTTTAGCATTTACAACACTCTCAGTGGTTCCAATAAATGGGCATAGAGTTTTGCCCTATTTAGACAATACAGTTTTATGGAAATAATAATGGCTATATGTCTCACATTCAAGATTCAATTCTCCATGAAAAAAAGCAAGTATACAACAATCATTAGAAAacagtgaagtcagacagagaaaagatatttgtatattaatacatatatgtagtcTCTAGAAAATTGGtacagatgaacatatttgcaaagcagaaatagagacacagacatagagaacaaatgtatgggcACCAAGAGGGAAAGGGGGTGATGGGATGAGTTGGGAGGATGgtattgacacatacacactacagatactatgcataaaacgggtaactaatgagaacctactatggagcacagggaactctacccaatgctctgtggttacctaaatgggaaggaaatccaaaaaagaggaaacCTGAatgcagaacaagaagcaacagttagaaccagacatggaacaatggactgattcaaaactgggaaagagtatgtcaagtattgtcaccc contains:
- the CD93 gene encoding complement component C1q receptor, with product MASSTGLLLLLLPPLLSIQARAEGTADQEAVVCAGTACYTAHWHKLSAEDAQLHCSKKGGNLATVKSEEEAWHIQGALTQLLLLGAPLQESKIKFWIGLQREKGTCSDSSLPLRGFSWLGDGEDSQYSNWYKEVKNTCINRRCVSLILDLSVPGLASSLSKWADGPCGNSGFPGSNIQGFVCKFSFKGMCRPLTLGGPGQVNYTTPFQATSSSLQAVPFASVASVACEDGDEGRQHYFLCKEKAPSEFDWDSSGPLCVSPKFSCDFNNGGCQQDCFEGGDGSFRCGCRPGFRLLDDLVSCASRNPCSSSPCGGEATCVPGSLGTDFTCHCPPGYKLDLTQRNCVDVDECQDAPCAQDCVNTPGSFRCECWVGFEPGGPEEGACVDVDECAPGHSPCSQSCTNTEGAFYCSCEEGYELAGEDGTQCLDVDECEVQQGGLCDSLCFNTEGSFRCGCLPGWELDPNGVSCTGGPTSLGPPTGSPLGADTGDGEGGLQSSATVSRPSGDNPEGTTMVVPSNRRPSFPARVPISLPPPEMLAPSATPGAWMEPSTHHPTATTGHRESEGEDFTAKQSDQGTDGQQLLLFYILGTVVAILLLLALALGLLVCRKRRAKREEKKQQPQSAADSYAWVPERAESRATENPYSPTPGTDC